ATCGAGACTGCCACGACGCTGAAACCGGCGTCTTCGAACTTGTCGAGCATACCGGCCAGTTGACTGATGTAGGATTTGCAGACCGGGCAGTGATGGCCGCGATAGACCACGATCATGGTGAAGGCGTCGGGCTTTTCCTCGGCCAGGTCAAAGCGTCCACCGCCGACAAGCGGCAGGGACAGGGACGGTGTTGGTTGGTCGGGTGCAAGTTTATGCGACATTGTTCAGCTCTCCTTTGCCCGCAGGCTTTCGTAGGACACCATGATCCCGTCCCCATAGGCCGGGCGCTGTTGCAGCCGGTCATAGTAGGCCTCGAGGGCCGGTAGGGAGGGGCGTTCGAATTCCATGGTGAAGTAACGATAGAGGCTAGCTCCGATTACGATATCGCCAAGGGTCAACTGATCGCCGACCAGGAAAGAGCGCCCTTGCAAATGACCATCGAGCATTTCCCAGGCCACATTCAGGCGTTGCACGGCCGCGTCGCGGACCGCCGGATCCCGTTCGGCGCGGGGCAGACGCACCGTCTGGTAGAAGATGGTGATGATCTGCGGATAGGCCTGGCTCTGGAACCACTCCATCCACATGTCGGCCTGGGCGATTTCGGCCGCCGACCCACCTTCGAACCTGCCGCCGGCATAGTTCCGCGCCAGGTAACGCAGGATCGCATTGGATTCCCACAGCACCAGGTCCCCATCCTTCAGGACCGGCACCAGCCGGTTGGGATTCATCGCGCCGAATTCCGCCGTGTCGAGCCCACCGAAGGCTCCACCCATTTCCTCCAGGTCATGGGCCGCGCCGAGCTCTCCCAGGAGCCAGCGCACCTTCTGAACGTTGATGGATGTCTTTCTGCCATAGAGCTTCATTCGGTGGGTCCTTGATTGTCTTCGGTGGCGGACGGATCAGATATCGCTCAGCGTCACGGCCTGGCCGGTTTCGGACGATTGGGCGATGGCTTCCAGCACCTCGATGTTGTGCACCATCTCGCGCGAGGTGAAGGGATAGGGCGCCTCGCCCAGGGCCGCGAGGGCAAAGGCCTCGAGGTTGGCAGTCACGCTGTCTTCCCAGTCAAAGGTCTGCTGCTCCACGTCCTGCCCGCTGCGCGAGGTCAGGACCCGCACCTTGCCGTCTGGGGTATCGGGGTGGCTGTCGTTCAGCACCTCGGTCCACTGGTCGCTGCCGAAGACATGCATGCGGATGAAATGCGGTGTATGCAGCACGGCGCTGAAGGTCGCGGTCATGCCGGCCTCGAACTTCATCTGCACGGTGACCACATCGCCGGTCTCCCACCCCAGCGAGCGATCCGCCGTGAAGGCGTGCAGGGTCTCGACCGGCCCGAAGAACGAGATCATCAGATCCGACAGATGGATGCCCATCGCGGTCATGCCGGCGGCCGGGCAGACATCCTTGCGGGTGCGCCAGTCGTTGGCAGGAACGCCGATCAGCTTGTCGTGGCTGAAGGCCGCCTCGGCGTGCATGATCGTGCCAAGCGTGCCCTCTTCCAACTGCTTGCGCAGCAGCAGCATCGCCGGTTCAAAGCGGCGTTCATGGCCGATGCCCAGCTGCACGCCAGCCTCTTCGCAGGCCTTCACGGACCGGCGCGCACTTTGCGCCGTCAGGCCCAGGGGCTTTTCGCAGAACACGTGTTTGCCCGCGGCCGCCACCATGCAGATCTGTTCCTCGTGCAGGGTGTTGGGTGTGGTCAGGATAACCGCGTCGATGTCGTCACGGGCCAAGGCGGCGTCGAAATCGGACCAGACCTCAAGGCCCTTCGCCTTGATATCCCCGTGATTTCCCGTCGCCGGCTCGATGATTCCGGCGATGGTCAGCCAAGGATGGTCCTTCAGGCGGGTCGCGATATGCCTGCCCCACCAGCCAAACCCTGCCACGGCGACTTTGAAACCTCTGGATGCCATTGATCTTCCTTTTCCGCGTCTTGCGCGGCGCCAGCCAGGCGCCGCTAACTGCTTTTCAAGAGGACCCTAACGTGTCGAAGTTCACCAAATCAATTGATCTAAAGCGATGAACTCCATCACGAAATCCGATAGTCATGTCACTGGCCGAGCCGCAATTTTCCAGCCCGCGCCCGGACCGCATTCGGGTCGCGAGGGGCGGTGATCCGGTGGACTTTCCGGCAAGGGCCGGACGCGTCGAGACGCCTGGCCCTTGCCCGTCTTCAGGTATTAATGCGCAGTTTCCGGCGCATTCAGACGCATGCCATCCGGGATCGGCAGCGGCTTGTTCGGGCCGTCGATGAATTCGACCG
The Pseudooceanicola algae genome window above contains:
- a CDS encoding Gfo/Idh/MocA family protein translates to MASRGFKVAVAGFGWWGRHIATRLKDHPWLTIAGIIEPATGNHGDIKAKGLEVWSDFDAALARDDIDAVILTTPNTLHEEQICMVAAAGKHVFCEKPLGLTAQSARRSVKACEEAGVQLGIGHERRFEPAMLLLRKQLEEGTLGTIMHAEAAFSHDKLIGVPANDWRTRKDVCPAAGMTAMGIHLSDLMISFFGPVETLHAFTADRSLGWETGDVVTVQMKFEAGMTATFSAVLHTPHFIRMHVFGSDQWTEVLNDSHPDTPDGKVRVLTSRSGQDVEQQTFDWEDSVTANLEAFALAALGEAPYPFTSREMVHNIEVLEAIAQSSETGQAVTLSDI
- a CDS encoding glutathione S-transferase family protein — encoded protein: MKLYGRKTSINVQKVRWLLGELGAAHDLEEMGGAFGGLDTAEFGAMNPNRLVPVLKDGDLVLWESNAILRYLARNYAGGRFEGGSAAEIAQADMWMEWFQSQAYPQIITIFYQTVRLPRAERDPAVRDAAVQRLNVAWEMLDGHLQGRSFLVGDQLTLGDIVIGASLYRYFTMEFERPSLPALEAYYDRLQQRPAYGDGIMVSYESLRAKES